From one Streptococcus pneumoniae genomic stretch:
- a CDS encoding helix-turn-helix transcriptional regulator — translation MELGNHIKHYRKELGLSQDDLAEELFVSRQTISNWERGATYPDIQNLLLLCQLFDITLNQLVQEDLPALKEILHGADYDRYERHARIMTWGMFICSLLGFPLFYYLGWGGVAIFIILWGVTYYYAHQVERFKKKYDLKTIKELIAYDKGKPLSKLEQREETAKAPYQKIIIVFSFALASAVITLLVAGICLFLFP, via the coding sequence ATGGAACTCGGAAATCATATTAAGCATTATCGTAAGGAACTGGGCTTATCCCAAGACGATTTAGCAGAGGAATTATTTGTCAGCAGGCAGACCATTTCCAACTGGGAGCGAGGAGCTACCTATCCTGACATTCAAAATCTCCTACTGCTCTGCCAACTCTTTGACATCACTCTGAACCAACTGGTCCAAGAGGATCTGCCAGCACTAAAAGAAATTCTCCACGGAGCAGACTATGATCGTTACGAACGACATGCGCGCATCATGACTTGGGGAATGTTTATTTGCTCCTTACTTGGTTTCCCTCTTTTTTACTACTTGGGCTGGGGTGGAGTTGCGATTTTTATCATTCTCTGGGGTGTCACCTACTACTACGCCCATCAGGTGGAACGTTTCAAGAAAAAATATGACTTGAAAACCATTAAAGAATTGATCGCTTATGATAAAGGAAAACCACTCAGCAAATTAGAACAACGAGAGGAGACAGCCAAAGCTCCTTATCAAAAGATAATCATCGTTTTTAGCTTTGCCCTCGCAAGTGCTGTGATAACACTCCTTGTCGCAGGTATTTGTCTATTCTTATTTCCGTGA
- a CDS encoding VOC family protein, translated as MISKSTTMLYVENTKAAMEFWTEKMGFVLLDTADYGDAISYEIAPSKDAETKFGLHQKDWVAKNNPDMNVGFPSLLFETEDLEAEYERLSKAGVATNPIMEYQGMTHFTFADNEGNYIAVRENNTN; from the coding sequence ATGATTAGCAAATCAACCACCATGCTCTATGTAGAAAATACCAAGGCAGCTATGGAATTTTGGACAGAAAAAATGGGCTTTGTCCTCCTAGACACTGCTGACTATGGCGACGCTATCTCCTATGAAATCGCGCCATCAAAAGATGCTGAAACCAAGTTTGGACTTCACCAAAAAGACTGGGTAGCAAAAAACAACCCTGATATGAATGTTGGCTTTCCGAGTCTTCTATTTGAAACGGAAGACTTAGAAGCCGAGTACGAACGCTTAAGCAAAGCAGGTGTTGCTACCAATCCAATCATGGAATACCAAGGCATGACACATTTTACCTTTGCTGATAACGAAGGGAATTATATCGCCGTGCGCGAAAACAACACAAACTAG